One Clavelina lepadiformis chromosome 1, kaClaLepa1.1, whole genome shotgun sequence genomic region harbors:
- the LOC143452411 gene encoding proton-coupled zinc antiporter SLC30A1-like isoform X2, whose amino-acid sequence MPVTMSNSNENSKEQDTLIVQSDVENGGSRCAKLFKTKTSRLASMLTLIGLYFLAEIIVGHLTSSLTLVADSFHMLSDELSMIVALIAVRMSKRKAHESITAWPSKHQYFNTFGWIRFEVVGALINATFLLALCVSIFMEAIEKFYEPNLVNNPELILAVGGGGLVINVIGLVLFGSHAHAGHDHSHGGHDHQHDHKLEEKKNPDTETNASTSTSTDSDSQKRVQMDTTDAQQMNMRAVFLHVLGDALGSVIVMISATVVIFVPHDVPPANQGNCSFHTPSMHLNGWIMYIDPFMSVVLVCIMISTTVPLFKKSSLILLQTVPKNISVHAIREKIERIEGVQEIHEFHIWQLAGDKYVATVHLQCIDAPTYLRVAKEMREKLHEEHIHSLTIQPEFKNSPTPHCSMVCTTDLCKTKVCCEIDDSIVKTPKPTPAQTDRVMEISEIPKATSSVSLSEFESSTPMQDTDLSTNTATDA is encoded by the exons ATGCCAG TTACTATGTCTAATTCCAATGAAAATTCCAAAGAACAAGATACATTGATTGTTCAAAGTGATGTGGAAAATGGTGGAAGTCGTTgtgcaaaattgtttaaaacaaaaacttccaGGCTTGCTTCAATGCTTACACTTATTGGACTTTACTTTTTAGCAGAGATAATTGTTG GGCACCTCACAAGCAGCCTTACGTTAGTTGCTGATTCCTTTCACATGCTTTCAGATGAATTGTCGATGATAGTTGCGTTAATTGCAGTTCGAATGAGCAAGCGGAAGGCTCATGAATCAATAACCGCATGGCCATCCAAGCACCAGTATTTTAATACCTTTGGTTGGATTAGATTTGAG GTTGTTGGGGCATTAATTAATGCAACGTTTCTTCTTGCTCTAtgtgtttcaatttttatggaagctattgaaaagttttatgaGCCAAACCTGGTCAACAATCCCGAGTTAATATTGGCTGTTGGTGGTG GTGGTCTCGTCATAAATGTTATTGGCCTGGTCTTGTTTGGAAGTCATGCTCACGCAGGTCATGATCACTCTCACGGAGGTCATGACCATCAACATGATCACAAGctggaagaaaaaaaaaatcctGATACTGAAACCAATGCATCCACCTCCACATCAACAGATAGTGACAGTCAAAAACGG GTTCAAATGGACACAACGGATGCCCAGCAAATGAACATGAGAGCAGTTTTTCTCCATGTACTCGGTGATGCGTTGGGTTCAGTAATCGTGATGATCAGTGCTACTGTCGTAATTTTCGTACCA CACGATGTACCACCTGCAAACCAAGGCAATTGCTCATTTCACACACCATCCATGCATCTTAACGGTTGGATCATGTACATTGATCCATTTATGAGTGTTGTTCTCGTGTGTATAATGATTTCGACGACCGTCCCGCTTTTCAAGAAGTCAAGTCTCATCTTGCTGCAAACAGTACCGAAAAATATTAGCGTTCACGCTATCCGGGAGAA GATAGAAAGAATTGAAGGAGTGCAAGAGATCCACGAATTCCACATATGGCAGTTAGCTGGTGATAAATACGTAGCCACAGTTCATCTTCAATGCATCGATGCTCCAACGTACCTCAGAGTCGCCAAAGAG ATGAGGGAGAAGTTACATGAAGAACACATTCACTCCCTCACTATCCAACCAGAGTTTAAGAATTCACCCACTCCGCACTGCAGCATGGTCTGTACAACAGACTTGTGCAAGACCAAAGTCTGCTGTGAAATCGACGATAGTATTGTG aaaacACCCAAACCAACGCCTGCACAAACAGACAGAGTTATGGAAATATCTGAAATCCCGAAAGCAACCAGCTCTGTTTCTCTGTCGGAAT TCGAATCATCAACACCAATGCAAGACACCGATTTAAGCACAAACACGGCAACGGATGCTTGA
- the LOC143452411 gene encoding proton-coupled zinc antiporter SLC30A1-like isoform X1 — translation MPGYLKITMSNSNENSKEQDTLIVQSDVENGGSRCAKLFKTKTSRLASMLTLIGLYFLAEIIVGHLTSSLTLVADSFHMLSDELSMIVALIAVRMSKRKAHESITAWPSKHQYFNTFGWIRFEVVGALINATFLLALCVSIFMEAIEKFYEPNLVNNPELILAVGGGGLVINVIGLVLFGSHAHAGHDHSHGGHDHQHDHKLEEKKNPDTETNASTSTSTDSDSQKRVQMDTTDAQQMNMRAVFLHVLGDALGSVIVMISATVVIFVPHDVPPANQGNCSFHTPSMHLNGWIMYIDPFMSVVLVCIMISTTVPLFKKSSLILLQTVPKNISVHAIREKIERIEGVQEIHEFHIWQLAGDKYVATVHLQCIDAPTYLRVAKEMREKLHEEHIHSLTIQPEFKNSPTPHCSMVCTTDLCKTKVCCEIDDSIVKTPKPTPAQTDRVMEISEIPKATSSVSLSEFESSTPMQDTDLSTNTATDA, via the exons ATGCCAGGTTACCTAAAAA TTACTATGTCTAATTCCAATGAAAATTCCAAAGAACAAGATACATTGATTGTTCAAAGTGATGTGGAAAATGGTGGAAGTCGTTgtgcaaaattgtttaaaacaaaaacttccaGGCTTGCTTCAATGCTTACACTTATTGGACTTTACTTTTTAGCAGAGATAATTGTTG GGCACCTCACAAGCAGCCTTACGTTAGTTGCTGATTCCTTTCACATGCTTTCAGATGAATTGTCGATGATAGTTGCGTTAATTGCAGTTCGAATGAGCAAGCGGAAGGCTCATGAATCAATAACCGCATGGCCATCCAAGCACCAGTATTTTAATACCTTTGGTTGGATTAGATTTGAG GTTGTTGGGGCATTAATTAATGCAACGTTTCTTCTTGCTCTAtgtgtttcaatttttatggaagctattgaaaagttttatgaGCCAAACCTGGTCAACAATCCCGAGTTAATATTGGCTGTTGGTGGTG GTGGTCTCGTCATAAATGTTATTGGCCTGGTCTTGTTTGGAAGTCATGCTCACGCAGGTCATGATCACTCTCACGGAGGTCATGACCATCAACATGATCACAAGctggaagaaaaaaaaaatcctGATACTGAAACCAATGCATCCACCTCCACATCAACAGATAGTGACAGTCAAAAACGG GTTCAAATGGACACAACGGATGCCCAGCAAATGAACATGAGAGCAGTTTTTCTCCATGTACTCGGTGATGCGTTGGGTTCAGTAATCGTGATGATCAGTGCTACTGTCGTAATTTTCGTACCA CACGATGTACCACCTGCAAACCAAGGCAATTGCTCATTTCACACACCATCCATGCATCTTAACGGTTGGATCATGTACATTGATCCATTTATGAGTGTTGTTCTCGTGTGTATAATGATTTCGACGACCGTCCCGCTTTTCAAGAAGTCAAGTCTCATCTTGCTGCAAACAGTACCGAAAAATATTAGCGTTCACGCTATCCGGGAGAA GATAGAAAGAATTGAAGGAGTGCAAGAGATCCACGAATTCCACATATGGCAGTTAGCTGGTGATAAATACGTAGCCACAGTTCATCTTCAATGCATCGATGCTCCAACGTACCTCAGAGTCGCCAAAGAG ATGAGGGAGAAGTTACATGAAGAACACATTCACTCCCTCACTATCCAACCAGAGTTTAAGAATTCACCCACTCCGCACTGCAGCATGGTCTGTACAACAGACTTGTGCAAGACCAAAGTCTGCTGTGAAATCGACGATAGTATTGTG aaaacACCCAAACCAACGCCTGCACAAACAGACAGAGTTATGGAAATATCTGAAATCCCGAAAGCAACCAGCTCTGTTTCTCTGTCGGAAT TCGAATCATCAACACCAATGCAAGACACCGATTTAAGCACAAACACGGCAACGGATGCTTGA
- the LOC143461830 gene encoding vacuolar protein sorting-associated protein 11 homolog, protein MAFIQWRRFNFFNKQPAFVNGSVPGRTWNTIKENNFLCSTCGRGFLLFGDSQGYVHFVNNSFQVISSFRAFENVVTHLFQLKQHHMLAGVGVDEEGINPVIRVWNLDKRDKLGNPFCCRVQPTIPASNVPTEVTVFAVHENLSLMAVGFTQGSIVVYKGDIAKDRLTNKTIHLTTDVVEPITGLSFYSIGKTPYLFASTERCVMSFNLQDKVAKKNVLDNRGCPLHCSMMSNAELDNQFVITATDAVYLYLPDSRGPCFVFEGEKVLARWYNGYLILVYKDRSKGSVPSTSTMRMPDKNMVTIYDMKQKLIAYSSPLPGVQEVLYEWGSVFVLTADNNLICLQEIDIHQKLEMLFKKNLYSLAVNLAKSQDLGKEGLIDIFKQYGDHLYSKGDYDTAIIQYIKTIGHLEPSYIIRKFLDAQRIHNLTTYLEALHGRGLANEDHTTLLLNCFTKLKDVKNLNKFIMTPHTELHFDVETAIRVCRQAGYYEHALQLAEKHSKHKWYLKIQLEDAREYSKALSYIRKLPFTEAENTIKQYGKVLVHNVPREATQLLKTLCTDYQPTEESNVGGSSTRLKSTAKSNGEEFIHIFVNSPNMLVEFLEHLIKVEGKASATVCNTLLEIYLHKMNQTDSMKEKASLEEKTLKLLEDMSSKKYETDQALVLCQMLNFKRGILYLYEAAGLYQQILRYHMDHETYGLVVETCRRHGDKDKTLWQHALTYFAQQRDVDCKQYITQVLTHIDKHNLLPPLLVIQLLSRNPSATLAVVKDYILRRIRQETEEINKYEQSIAGYREETEKMKTNIHELKTSATIFQETKCSLCNHDLELPTVHFLCQHSYHQHCFESYAENEDECPVCTGHNRKIMENLREQEQALASSLDLQRQFASQLKTSRDGFSVIADYFSKGVFNKLTLLSDMEKSPGNSRVPSGGASLIDPSLQKELLMMQQANMT, encoded by the exons AGGTTATGTCCATTTCGTCAACAATAGCTTTCAAGTCATTTCCTCTTTTCGTGCGTTCGAGAATGTTGTGACTCATCTTTTTCAACTCAAACAGCATCATATGTTGGCTGGAGTTGGG GTTGATGAAGAAGGTATTAATCCTGTAATCAGAGTTTGGAACTTGGATAAGAGGGACAAATTGGGAAACCCGTTTTGCTGCCGGGTGCAACCCACCATTCCAGCCAGCAATGTCCCAACCGAG GTTACAGTATTTGCTGTCCATGAAAATCTATCTCTGATGGCTGTTGGTTTCACTCAAGGCTCCATTGTTGTATACAAAGGTGACATAGCCAAAGACAG acTTACAAACAAGACAATTCATCTTACAACTGATGTGGTGGAACCCATAACTGGGTTATCATTTTATTCCATTGGCAAGACACCCTACTTGTTCGCCTCAACAGAACGCTGCGTCATGTCTTTCAACTTGCAAGACAAGGTTGCAAAAAAG AATGTTCTGGACAATCGTGGTTGTCCACTTCACTGCAGCATGATGTCCAACGCGGAATTGGATAACCAGTTTGTGATCACGGCAACAGATGCGGTTTATCTTTATCTTCCAGATTCAAGAGGACCATGCTTTGTTTTTGAAG GAGAAAAGGTTCTTGCACGTTGGTATAATGGCTACTTAATTCTGGTTTACAAAGACAGGTCGAAAGGTTCTGTTCCCTCGACAAG TACTATGAGGATGCCAGACAAAAACATGGTTACAATTTATGacatgaaacaaaaacttattG CATACTCCTCCCCTCTCCCTGGTGTGCAGGAAGTCTTATACGAATGGGGATCAGTGTTCGTGCTCACAGCAGACAACAATCTCATTTGTCTTCAAGAGATTGATATACATCAGAAACTTGAG ATGCTATTTAAGAAGAACCTTTATTCACTGGCCGTTAACCTTGCCAAAAGCCAAGATCTCGGAAAAGAAGGCTTGATCgacatttttaaacaatatgGTGACCATCTTTACAGTAAGGGGGATTATGATACCGCCATCATACAATACATTAAAACTATTGGTCATCTGGAGCCGTCTTACATCATAAGAAag TTTCTTGATGCGCAGCGCATTCACAATCTCACAACTTACCTTGAAGCTCTACACGGTCGTGGACTTGCCAACGAAGACCACACAACACTACTGCTGAATTGTTTCACAAAACTTAAGGATGTTAAAAACCTGAATAAGTTCATCATG ACTCCTCATACTGAACTTCATTTTGATGTGGAAACTGCCATAAGGGTGTGCAGGCAGGCTGGCTATTATGAGCACGCATTACAATTAGCAGAAAAACATAGCAAACACAAGTG GTATCTCAAAATACAACTGGAAGATGCTCGCGAATACAGCAAGGCTCTTTCTTACATTAGAAAGCTTCCGTTTACAGAA GCTGAAAATACCATCAAGCAATACGGAAAAGTACTAGTACATAATGTGCCTAGAGAAGCTACACAGTTGCTGAAAACTTTGTGCACAG ATTACCAGCCCACTGAAGAAAGCAATGTGGGTGGATCTTCGACACGCTTGAAATCGACAGCCAAATCAAATGGCGAAgaatttattcatatttttgtcAACAGCCCCAATATGTTGGTGGAATTCTTAGAGCATTTGATTAAG GTTGAAGGCAAGGCGTCTGCCACTGTCTGCAATACACTGCTCGAAATTTATCTTCACAAGATGAACCAAACAGACAGCATGAAG GAAAAAGCTTCACTGGAAGAAAAGACCTTAAAGCTCTTAGAAGATATGTCAAGCAAAAAATACGAGACAGATCAAGCGCTTGTCTTATGTCAAATGCTAAATTTTAAACGTGGAATACTTTATCTGTATGAAGCGGCTGGGTT GTACCAACAAATCCTTAGATATCACATGGACCATGAAACATACGGCTTAGTGGTGGAAACTTGTCGTCGTCATGGTGATAAGGACAAAACACTTTGGCAACATGCTCTCACCTATTTCGCACAACAGCGAGATGTAGATTGCAAGCAATACATCACTCAAGTCTTAACTCATAT TGACAAGCATAATCTCTTGCCCCCTCTGCTGGTCATCCAGTTACTTTCCAGAAATCCGTCGGCAACACTGGCCGTTGTCAAG GACTACATCTTACGTCGAATTCGCCAAGAAACGGAGGAGATTAACAAATACGAGCAATCGATTGCAGGATATAGAGaggaaacagaaaaaatgaaaactaatATCCATGAACTTAAAACGAG CGCAACGATCTTTCAAGAAACAAAATGCAGCCTCTGCAACCACGACCTGGAGCTTCCAACCGTCCACTTCCTATGCCAACATTCTTATCACCAGCA TTGCTTTGAAAGTTATGCTGAAAATGAGGACGAATGTCCGGTCTGTACCGGCCATAACCGGAAGATAATGGAAAACCTTCGCGAGCAGGAACAG GCGCTAGCGAGCAGTTTAGATCTTCAAAGGCAGTTTGCATCACAGTTGAAGACATCACGTGATGGATTTTCAGTGATAGctgattatttttcaaaaggcGTCTTTAACAAG TTAACCCTGCTCTCTGACATGGAAAAATCTCCAGGCAATTCCCGTGTGCCCTCAGGCGGCGCATCATTAATAGATCCCAGCCTACAAAAAGAACTGCTGATGATGCAACAAGCAAATATGACGTAA